One window from the genome of Helicoverpa zea isolate HzStark_Cry1AcR chromosome 6, ilHelZeax1.1, whole genome shotgun sequence encodes:
- the LOC124631476 gene encoding uncharacterized protein LOC124631476 isoform X1 yields the protein MFFPELRRSRARTSPLRSMNIVHWIIVYMFIINVVVFAGGSRGGGGGGSRGGGGSRGLGGSRGSSLSGSRSSLSSGSRVLLYGRSFGGSFRTYDQGHYQESHEESHAHEPPSYTHSTKRLTHFDYHPPDIISFRCRNCSSSKLYPVYKDKLPSYVFACKESFCKYRELLAGLSLYNLARTTVFVGEYSRLYMPRSNERCSLQIVELVESSHVEETEFPCFMISTFLEPEKISQIDNSDSIDVTSLQIDVSPFLEDFYYFALEVTDQECVISHYNIELFHVPCKLLMKYANTVTEYGVPAYFWFPALVACIIGACVAYYRYAECKAKKNKKKEVVQEDVPLNGVVVPE from the coding sequence ATGTTTTTTCCTGAGCTGCGGCGGTCGCGCGCCAGAACCTCTCCCTTACGCTCTATGAACATAGTCCACTGGATAATTGTTTACATGTTCATAATCAATGTTGTTGTATTTGCGGGAGGATCACGTGGGGGCGGTGGAGGAGGGTCGCGAGGTGGTGGAGGATCACGTGGACTTGGTGGATCTCGTGGAAGTTCCCTGAGCGGATCTCGCAGCAGCCTTAGTTCAGGATCGCGCGTACTTCTGTATGGAAGATCTTTTGGAGGATCATTTAGAACATACGATCAAGGACATTATCAAGAATCACATGAAGAATCGCATGCTCATGAACCGCCTTCTTACACTCACTCGACTAAGCGCCTCACTCACTTTGATTACCATCCACCCGACATCATAAGCTTTAGATGTCGTAACTGCAGTTCCTCCAAGCTGTATCCAGTATACAAGGACAAGCTACCGAGTTATGTATTCGCTTGCAAAGaatcattttgtaaatacagggAGCTACTCGCCGGCCTCTCTCTGTATAATTTAGCACGTACGACTGTGTTTGTTGGGGAATACTCGCGTCTCTATATGCCTCGATCGAATGAAAGGTGTTCTCTTCAAATCGTCGAACTGGTCGAATCTTCACACGTTGAAGAGACTGAGTTTCCGTGTTTTATGATCTCAACATTTTTAGAACCAGAAAAAATTAGCCAAATTGACAACTCTGATTCGATTGACGTAACTTCGTTACAGATTGATGTGTCGCCATTTTTAGAGGACTTCTATTATTTTGCTTTAGAAGTGACTGATCAGGAGTGCGTGATATCGCATTATAATATTGAGTTATTTCATGTTCCCTGTAAACTGTTGATGAAGTATGCGAATACTGTGACAGAATACGGCGTTCCTGCATACTTTTGGTTTCCTGCATTGGTGGCTTGTATTATAGGTGCGTGTGTTGCCTATTATCGTTATGCCGAATGTAAAGCTAAAAAGAATAAGAAGAAGGAAGTTGTCCAGGAAGATGTTCCTCTGAATGGCGTGGTTGTGCCGGAATAA
- the LOC124631476 gene encoding uncharacterized protein LOC124631476 isoform X2 → MNRIHWIIVYMFIINFCVTAKGGRGSGGGGSRGGGRSRGGGGRFRAHSPGGSLSGSRSRLRAGSRVLIFGRPIAGSHGEDYYESHEESHTQEPPSYSHLTKSLTHFTYHPPDYINFTCHNCSSSVLYPVYKPMLPTYVFACKESRSRYRDVLAGLCLYNLARTTLTVGNYSRHYMPRSSESCSLQIIEFSHFEEMEFPCFMISTFIEPAPTTNVNDSSLIDITLLQIDVSPFLMDNNSAIEVTNEQECVIWYNLTIVKEARVHHFSCALLKEYANSLTESGIPAYIWLPVLVLSVMVSCIGCVWYREKRSKKIIRSTNLSRTTVF, encoded by the coding sequence ATGAACAGGATCCACTGGATAATAGTTTACATGTTCATAATCAATTTTTGTGTAACTGCAAAAGGTGGACGCGGTAGTGGGGGAGGAGGGTCACGAGGTGGCGGGCGGTCACGTGGAGGAGGAGGACGATTTCGTGCCCATTCGCCTGGAGGGTCTCTTAGTGGATCTCGAAGCAGATTACGTGCAGGATCGCGTGTGCTTATTTTTGGAAGACCTATTGCAGGGTCACATGGAGAAGATTATTATGAGTCGCATGAAGAATCGCATACTCAAGAGCCCCCTTCCTATTCTCATCTGACTAAAAGCCTTACCCATTTCACGTACCATCCACCCGACTACATAAACTTCACATGTCACAACTGCTCTTCCTCTGTACTTTATCCAGTTTACAAGCCGATGCTACCGACTTATGTGTTCGCTTGCAAAGAATCTCGCAGTAGATACAGGGACGTACTCGCGGGCCTCTGTCTGTACAACCTAGCTCGTACCACTTTAACTGTCGGGAACTATTCGCGTCACTACATGCCTCGATCCAGTGAAAGTTGTTCTCTTCAAATCATCGAATTTTCACACTTTGAAGAAATGGAATTTCCGTGTTTCATGATCTCAACATTTATTGAACCAGCTCCAACGACGAATGTGAACGATTCTAGTCTGATTGACATAACGTTGTTACAGATTGATGTGTCGCCATTTCTAATGGATAATAATTCTGCTATAGAAGTGACTAATGAGCAAGAGTGCGTGATATGGTACAACTTAACAATTGTTAAAGAGGCACGAGTACATCATTTTTCTTGCGCGTTGTTGAAGGAGTATGCGAATAGTTTGACAGAATCGGGCATACCTGCTTACATATGGCTACCCGTACTAGTGCTTAGTGTTATGGTATCTTGTATTGGTTGTGTGTGGTACCGCGAAAAAAGGTCAAAGAAGATAATAAGGAGTACGAATCTGTCCAGGACAACGGTCTTCTAA
- the LOC124631476 gene encoding uncharacterized protein LOC124631476 isoform X3 encodes MSRGDSLAPASLRGRQAISSPERRQSCAGIRSLRTMNIIHGIFVYMYVINVCVHARGGHGGGHGGSHGHGGHGGHGGYHSHGSSHHYVTKSHTHYTYHPPNHIMFTCRTCSSTELYPVYRPLPPTYVYTYKDSDSRFRDVLTGLSLYNLGRSSATGSSYAHHYTPRSEEKCSLQIIERSHFEETEFPCFMISTFIETEPETTNTLNDPGQVDISSSKIDVEAFVKDQGPALQVTNDQECVLWHNLTMHKERNHVPCALLKEYADTVRQAGVPAYIWVPILLTIIISVYFCCLCYCKKKEKDKEKEAVNEVIPLNGLYVPEYRSN; translated from the coding sequence ATGTCGAGGGGCGACAGTCTGGCGCCAGCAAGTCTACGTGGCCGCCAAGCTATCTCCTCTCCCGAGCGGCGGCAGTCGTGCGCCGGGATCCGATCCTTACGTACTATGAACATAATCCACGGGATATTTGTTTACATGTACGTGATCAATGTCTGTGTACATGCAAGAGGAGGCCACGGAGGAGGACATGGAGGCTCACATGGCCACGGTGGTCACGGTGGCCATGGAGGATATCACAGTCATGGATCCTCTCATCATTACGTGACTAAGAGCCACACCCACTACACGTACCATCCACCCAACCACATAATGTTTACGTGTCGCACCTGCTCTTCCACGGAACTGTATCCTGTCTACAGGCCTCTACCACCGACTTATGTGTACACCTATAAAGATTCAGACAGCAGGTTCAGAGACGTGCTCACCGGACTCTCTCTTTACAACCTAGGACGTTCCTCTGCCACTGGGTCGAGCTACGCGCATCACTACACGCCTCGATCCGAAGAAAAGTGTTCTCTACAAATTATTGAACGGTCACACTTTGAAGAAACAGAGTTCCCGTGTTTTATGATTTCAACATTTATTGAAACTGAACCAGAAACTACGAATACATTGAATGATCCCGGTCAAGTTGATATATCCTCGTCAAAGATAGATGTGGAGGCATTTGTAAAGGATCAGGGTCCTGCACTACAGGTGACAAATGACCAAGAGTGTGTGTTATGGCATAATTTAACGATGCATAAAGAGAGGAATCATGTTCCCTGTGCGCTGTTGAAGGAATACGCGGACACTGTGAGACAGGCTGGCGTGCCGGCTTACATTTGGGTACCAATATTGTTAACCATTATTATCTCTGTTTACTTCTGTTGTTTGTGTTATTGTAAGAAAAAGGAAAAGGACAAGGAGAAAGAAGCCGTCAATGAGGTAATTCCTCTTAATGGGTTGTATGTGCCAGAATATCGTTCTAATTAA